Within Burkholderia diffusa, the genomic segment TTTCGTCGTTCGCCGAGAACGCGATGCCGAGCACGAGGCCGTCGACGACGAGATCGATCGCGGTGACGATGATCAGGCTGACCGGCAGTCGCGCATCCTCGAAGCGCGTTTCGACCGCGCCGGACAGCGCGCGGATCGCGAGCATCAGCGCCAGGCCGAGCACGAAGCCGACGACGACCGGAAACAGCGCGTGCGCACGATCCTGCGGCAGCAACTCGAGCGCCGCCGCCGCGAACACGATGCCGCCGGTGAAATGCTGGATGATGCTCGACGTTTTCGGGCCCGGTGCGCGCCATGCGGCGGCGAGGGCGCCGAAGCAGGCCGCCAGCAGCGGCGGTAACGTAAGCAGTGCGAGCTTTTCGGTCGGTGTCATGTGGCCTCGGCGGTGGAGCACGCCGCAGCGGGTGCCGCGGCGCGCGACGGTTTCGCGCCGGGCATCGCCCCGGCATCAACCGGGGATTGAACACCTTGAAGCCGCTCCAAGGTCAAGACGTTTGACGCGCCCGCGTCGGGTCACAGCTGCGCGAGCGCCTGATCGAGATCGGCGAGCAGGTCGTCGATGTGCTCGATGCCGATCGACAGCCGCACCGTTTCCTCCTTCACGCCGGCCTTCGCGAGTTCGGCCGGCGATAGTTGGCGGTGCGTCGTCGACGCCGGATGCGTCGCGAGCGATTTCGTGTCGCCGATGTTGACGAGCCGCGTGAACAGCTTCAATGCGTCCTGGAATTTTGCGCCGCCGTCGCGACCGCCCTTCACGCCGAACGTCAGGATGCCGGGCGCGCGGCCCGACAGGTAGCGCGCGACGAGCGGATGATCCGGGTGATCGGGCAGTCCCGCGTAGTTCACCCATTCGACGTGTTCATGGCGCGCGAGG encodes:
- a CDS encoding ZIP family metal transporter encodes the protein MTPTEKLALLTLPPLLAACFGALAAAWRAPGPKTSSIIQHFTGGIVFAAAALELLPQDRAHALFPVVVGFVLGLALMLAIRALSGAVETRFEDARLPVSLIIVTAIDLVVDGLVLGIAFSANDESGIILTVALTLEVLFLALSVSAALASAGVGRLLAIVAPVALAALLSLAAVVGNAVFAGLPANLYAALLGLGTVALLYLVTEELLVEAHEVPETPFATAAFFTGFIVFFLIEGSVKAG